A region of Moorena producens PAL-8-15-08-1 DNA encodes the following proteins:
- a CDS encoding NB-ARC domain-containing protein: protein MAQGAFYPEDELFLEAVKLWDLDNLYIDIGEQKQRETQNKTTLTPVEKVYLRGLLSGYSPKKIAETLHRSSNSIAVALTRGLYRYVEALTNRESNSLSNWKDVPKWLEVAGYKMPQYHHDWGEAPEISAFYGRTNELNQLQQWISKNQYSLVAILGIGGIGKTTLAVKLANNLQGEFEYIIWRNLRHAPPLKQLLVELILFLSHHQSLNLPEDINALISTLIKYLQEHRCLIVLDDAEQILNPGAIAGYYQANYQDYGQLLRRVAQEKHQSALLLISWEKFLQLELLQQKNNTTASLTLKGLPTEEAEKILVDNGLFGNTEEWETLITRYRGNPLALNLVATTIEKYFNGSVSKFLSLNEVFVPEPMRLILIAQLNRLDQSEIEVIKYLATSTTPVSREQLRQDITISSDSKLINVLQSLQRRSLIETFTDISQTFFTLSPVVSSVIFSIS, encoded by the coding sequence ATGGCGCAGGGTGCGTTTTATCCAGAAGATGAACTGTTTTTAGAAGCAGTAAAGCTCTGGGATTTAGACAATTTATATATAGATATTGGCGAGCAAAAACAGAGGGAAACCCAGAATAAAACTACACTTACACCAGTCGAAAAAGTGTACTTGAGAGGATTGCTTTCTGGCTACTCCCCAAAAAAAATAGCTGAGACTCTCCATCGGAGCTCTAACTCAATCGCTGTTGCTCTCACTAGGGGATTGTATCGATATGTCGAAGCACTAACTAACCGAGAATCCAATAGCCTTAGTAACTGGAAAGACGTCCCTAAGTGGCTAGAAGTTGCAGGATACAAAATGCCTCAGTACCACCACGATTGGGGGGAAGCACCAGAAATTTCTGCTTTCTATGGACGCACTAATGAACTCAATCAACTCCAACAATGGATTAGTAAAAACCAATACTCACTAGTAGCCATTTTGGGTATAGGAGGGATTGGTAAAACCACTCTGGCTGTCAAACTGGCAAACAACCTTCAGGGAGAATTTGAATATATCATTTGGCGTAATCTTCGCCATGCTCCACCCCTTAAGCAACTGCTAGTAGAGCTGATTCTATTCCTATCTCACCACCAATCATTAAACTTACCAGAAGATATCAACGCTCTTATTTCTACCTTGATAAAATATTTACAAGAGCATCGGTGTCTGATCGTACTGGATGACGCAGAACAGATTTTAAATCCTGGCGCTATAGCTGGATACTATCAAGCCAACTATCAGGATTATGGTCAGCTATTGAGACGAGTAGCACAGGAAAAACACCAAAGTGCTTTGCTCCTGATCAGTTGGGAAAAATTTCTACAACTAGAGTTACTGCAGCAAAAAAATAACACTACTGCTTCCTTAACTCTCAAGGGTTTACCTACAGAAGAAGCTGAAAAAATCTTAGTAGATAACGGTTTGTTTGGAAATACGGAAGAATGGGAAACCTTGATTACCCGTTATCGAGGCAATCCCTTAGCCTTAAATTTAGTAGCGACAACAATTGAAAAATACTTTAATGGCAGTGTCTCGAAATTTTTAAGCTTGAATGAGGTATTTGTTCCCGAGCCAATGAGGTTAATTTTAATTGCACAGTTGAATCGCTTAGATCAGTCAGAAATAGAAGTGATCAAGTATCTAGCGACAAGTACCACACCCGTTTCCCGGGAACAATTGCGCCAGGATATTACCATTAGCTCGGATTCAAAACTAATCAATGTTTTACAATCCCTCCAGAGGCGTTCACTGATTGAGACATTCACAGACATTAGTCAAACTTTTTTCACCCTATCCCCTGTAGTTAGTTCGGTAATTTTTAGTATTAGTTAA
- a CDS encoding methylenetetrahydrofolate reductase — protein sequence MTNPTKNSFRTAVESGEFLITAEVAPPKGGNPAHMVKMAQTLKDRVHAINITDGSRAVMRMSSWAASVILRQQGIEPICQVACRDRNRIALQADLMGINALGIGNILALTGDPVKAGDHPDAKSVFDLESVRLLQLITKLNQGVDFNDKPLTDQATDLFTGAAVDPQLKSWSGLQSRFEKKLEAGAEFFQSQLICDFDRLEKFMDQIAAGTNKPILAGIFLLKSAKNAKFINKKVPGVNIPDEIIDRLAAADNQLQEGIKIAAEQVKLAQQLCQGVHMMAVRREDLIPQILDLAGISPLQKSSPVNDFVCK from the coding sequence ATGACTAACCCCACTAAGAATTCGTTTCGCACTGCCGTTGAGTCCGGTGAATTTTTGATTACTGCAGAAGTGGCACCCCCCAAGGGGGGTAACCCAGCTCACATGGTCAAAATGGCTCAAACCCTCAAAGATAGAGTCCATGCTATCAATATCACTGATGGCTCTAGGGCAGTCATGCGGATGTCGTCTTGGGCAGCCTCGGTGATTTTACGCCAGCAGGGAATTGAACCAATTTGTCAGGTAGCTTGTCGCGATCGCAACCGGATCGCTTTGCAAGCTGACTTGATGGGTATTAACGCTTTAGGTATCGGTAATATTCTCGCTCTAACCGGTGATCCAGTCAAAGCAGGTGATCATCCTGATGCTAAAAGTGTATTTGATTTGGAATCAGTACGCCTATTGCAACTAATTACTAAGCTAAATCAAGGGGTTGATTTCAATGATAAGCCCCTTACTGATCAAGCAACTGATTTATTTACTGGTGCAGCAGTAGACCCCCAGCTCAAGAGTTGGTCAGGCTTACAGAGTCGGTTTGAAAAGAAACTGGAGGCGGGAGCAGAGTTTTTCCAAAGCCAGCTCATTTGCGATTTTGATCGCCTAGAGAAGTTTATGGATCAGATTGCGGCTGGTACTAATAAGCCAATTTTAGCAGGGATATTTTTGCTCAAATCCGCTAAAAATGCTAAGTTTATTAATAAAAAAGTTCCAGGGGTTAATATCCCTGACGAGATTATTGATCGGCTAGCAGCAGCAGATAATCAGTTACAAGAAGGGATAAAAATTGCCGCTGAGCAAGTTAAGCTCGCACAGCAACTGTGCCAGGGTGTTCACATGATGGCAGTCCGGCGAGAAGACTTGATTCCCCAGATTTTGGATTTGGCTGGCATTTCGCCATTGCAGAAATCCTCTCCCGTTAATGACTTTGTTTGTAAGTGA
- the psb28 gene encoding photosystem II reaction center protein Psb28, whose translation MAEIQFSRGIKEEVVPDIRITRSKTGQTGTATFYFQKPQAIDKDFKEDITGMYMVDEEGEISTSKVNGKFVNGEPMAIEATYIMKSREQWDRFIRFIERYSEENGLTKSKQD comes from the coding sequence ATGGCAGAAATTCAGTTCTCTAGAGGCATCAAAGAAGAAGTTGTACCCGATATACGTATAACTCGCTCGAAAACTGGTCAGACTGGCACTGCAACCTTCTATTTTCAAAAGCCTCAAGCTATCGATAAAGACTTTAAGGAAGATATCACCGGAATGTACATGGTTGACGAAGAAGGTGAGATTTCTACCAGTAAGGTTAATGGCAAATTTGTTAATGGTGAACCAATGGCTATAGAAGCAACTTACATAATGAAATCTCGAGAGCAGTGGGATCGTTTCATTCGTTTTATAGAACGGTATAGTGAAGAAAATGGACTTACTAAATCCAAACAGGATTAA
- the trpS gene encoding tryptophan--tRNA ligase, with translation MGKQRVLSGVQPTGNLHLGNYLGAIRNWVEGQSQYDNLFCVVDLHAITVPHNPATLAEDTLSIAALYLACGIDLECSTIFVQSHIPAHSELAWLLNCITPLNWLERMIQFKEKAVKQGENVSTGLLDYPVLMAADILLYDADKVPVGEDQKQHIELTRNIAIRVNDKFGSQEKLVLKLPEPMIRQTGARVMSLTDGRRKMSKSDPSELSRINVLDSPEEIQKKIKRCKTDPTRGLWFDDPERPECDNLLTLYTLLSGKTKEEVATECRDMGWGKFKPLLTEVTIEALKPIQQKYHDVRSEQGYLEGVLREGRQKAEAIANQTLSRVKTALGFIAVT, from the coding sequence ATGGGTAAACAGCGCGTTCTATCTGGAGTTCAACCAACTGGCAATCTTCACCTGGGTAACTATCTTGGAGCTATCCGCAACTGGGTCGAAGGTCAAAGTCAGTATGATAATCTATTTTGTGTAGTTGATTTACACGCTATTACTGTACCCCATAACCCAGCCACTCTAGCAGAAGATACCTTAAGCATTGCTGCCCTCTACTTAGCCTGCGGGATTGATTTAGAATGCTCTACTATCTTCGTACAATCCCATATCCCTGCCCACAGTGAACTAGCTTGGCTGCTCAACTGCATTACCCCTCTCAACTGGCTAGAGCGAATGATCCAGTTCAAGGAAAAAGCGGTTAAACAAGGGGAAAATGTCAGTACTGGCTTACTGGACTACCCGGTATTGATGGCAGCAGATATTCTACTTTATGATGCCGATAAAGTTCCAGTGGGAGAGGACCAAAAGCAACACATCGAACTGACTCGTAATATCGCTATCCGAGTTAATGACAAGTTTGGCAGTCAGGAGAAACTTGTGCTAAAGTTGCCAGAGCCTATGATCCGGCAAACGGGTGCTCGTGTCATGAGTCTCACTGATGGCAGGCGCAAAATGTCTAAGTCTGATCCATCCGAGTTGAGCAGGATTAACGTGCTTGACTCCCCTGAGGAGATCCAAAAGAAAATCAAGCGCTGTAAAACTGACCCAACTAGAGGCTTATGGTTTGATGACCCAGAACGCCCGGAATGTGATAATCTACTAACGTTGTATACCCTACTTTCTGGGAAAACGAAGGAAGAGGTGGCTACAGAATGTCGGGATATGGGTTGGGGTAAATTCAAGCCCTTACTGACAGAAGTAACAATTGAAGCACTCAAGCCGATTCAACAGAAGTATCACGATGTTAGGTCAGAGCAGGGCTATCTTGAGGGCGTGTTGCGAGAGGGGCGACAAAAAGCAGAAGCGATCGCAAACCAGACCTTGTCCAGGGTGAAAACTGCATTAGGGTTCATTGCTGTAACCTAA